A segment of the Pseudomonas versuta genome:
ACAATCAGCCCCAACTCTCGGCGCTTGACCTCCTCCAGCAACACCTGCCAGACCTGCGCCTGAATATGGGGGTCAAGTTGCGCCGTCACCTCATCGGCAATCAGATAGCGCGTGCGCGGGTCCAGTGCTCTTAGCAAGGCGATACGCGCCAGCTCGCCTCCCGATAATTCATCCGGGCGGCGTTTGAGCCAGGCCGGACTTACCGCCAGACGTTCAAACCAGGCAGCATCCGGAGACCAGGCATCACGCAGGCTCTCGCCCGTGGTGCGATAGGGGTTGAAGGTCAGCTCGGGGTGTTGTGGCACCAGCTGGACCGGGCAGTAGCCCTTCTTCGAAAGCGATTTCCCGCCCACGGTGACACTGCCCGAAGTTGGCGTTTGCCATTGCGCCAGCACCCGGCCCAACGTGGTTTTACCATAGCCGCTGGGGGCGGAGATGCCTTGACGCTCACCCGCAGCGACCTGAAAAGACACCG
Coding sequences within it:
- a CDS encoding ATP-binding cassette domain-containing protein, with protein sequence MLEVRQLTIVQEGRRLWDSVSFQVAAGERQGISAPSGYGKTTLGRVLAQWQTPTSGSVTVGGKSLSKKGYCPVQLVPQHPELTFNPYRTTGESLRDAWSPDAAWFERLAVSPAWLKRRPDELSGGELARIALLRALDPRTRYLIADEVTAQLDPHIQAQVWQVLLEEVKRRELGLIVFSHNKALLEKVCSSIWMPQRDG